In the Gossypium raimondii isolate GPD5lz chromosome 9, ASM2569854v1, whole genome shotgun sequence genome, one interval contains:
- the LOC105798144 gene encoding cyclic nucleotide-gated ion channel 2, translated as MPPQSNFSLSRWFGLFQLPNSMPERSDNGSVSGEGNEENPISYTVECYACTQVGVPVFHSTSCDQAHPPEWEASAGSSLVPIQARTASKQKKTQQPAAPNTRRPSGPFGRVLDPRTKRVQNWNRAFLLARAMALAIDPLFFYALSIGRGGSPCLYMDGGLAAIVTVLRTCVDAVHLFHLWLQFRLAYVSRESLVVGCGKLVWDARAIASHYVRSLKGFWFDVFVILPVPQAVFWLVVPKLIREEQIKIIMTILLLIFLFQFLPKVYHIICLMRRMQKVTGYIFGTIWWGFGLNLIAYFIASHVAGGCWYVLAIQRVASCLRQQCARNEQCKLSLSCSEEVCYQFLFPAEAVGNTCGGNSTNVIGKPLCLEVHGPFNYGIYQWALPVVSSNSVAVKILYPIFWGLMSLSTFGNDLEPTSHWLEVMFSICIVLAGLMLFTLLIGNIQVFLHAVMAKKRKMQLRCRDMEWWMKRRQLPSRLRQRVRHYERQKWATLGGEDEMELIKDLPEGLRRDIKRFLCLDLIKKVPLFHNLNDLILDNICDRVKPLVFSKDEKIIREGDPVQRMVFVVRGRIKRIQSLSKGVVATSLIESGGFLGDELLSWCLRRPFIDRLPASSATFVCVEPIEAFSLDSNHLKYITDHFRYKFANERLKRTARYYSSNWRTWAAVNIQLGWRRYRTRTRGPMISAAENGNSSDRRLLQYAAMFMSIRPHDHLE; from the exons ATGCCTCCTCAGTCCAACTTCTCCCTATCAAG GTGGTTTGGACTTTTTCAACTTCCAAACTCAATGCCAGAGAGATCTGATAATGGTAGTGTTAGCGGCGAAGGCAATGAAGAAAACCCAATTTCCTACACCGTAGAATGTTACGCTTGTACTCAAGTCGGTGTTCCAGTTTTTCACTCCACCAGCTGTGACCAAGCTCACCCACCGGAATGGGAAGCCTCCGCCGGTTCTTCCCTCGTTCCAATTCAAGCTCGTACGGCCTCCAAACAGAAGAAGACTCAACAGCCTGCCGCGCCTAATACTCGGCGACCTTCTGGTCCGTTCGGTCGGGTGCTTGATCCTAGGACCAAGCGAGTGCAAAACTGGAACCGGGCTTTCTTATTGGCTCGTGCAATGGCTTTAGCCATTGATCCTTTGTTTTTCTATGCTTTATCTATAGGAAGAGGTGGGTCGCCGTGTCTGTACATGGATGGGGGCCTCGCTGCCATCGTAACCGTCCTCCGCACGTGTGTGGACGCCGTGCATTTGTTCCATCTTTGGCTTCAGTTCAGACTGGCGTACGTGTCAAGGGAGTCGCTGGTCGTCGGTTGTGGTAAACTCGTGTGGGACGCACGTGCCATCGCTTCTCATTACGTTCGTTCCCTCAAAGGTTTCTGGTTTGATGTCTTTGTGATTCTGCCGGTTCCTCAG GCAGTATTTTGGTTAGTTGTACCAAAATTAATAAGGGAAGAGCAGATCAAGATTATTATGACAATACTGTTATTAATCTTCTTGTTCCAATTCTTGCCAAAGGTTTACCACATCATTTGCTTAATGAGAAGGATGCAAAAGGTCACCGGTTACATCTTTGGCACCATTTGGTGGGGTTTTGGCCTTAATCTCATTGCCTACTTCATAGCCTCTCAC GTTGCTGGAGGGTGCTGGTATGTCCTTGCAATACAACGGGTAGCCTCATGTCTGCGGCAACAATGCGCGAGAAACGAGCAGTGCAAGCTTTCATTGTCGTGCTCGGAGGAAGTGTGCTACCAATTCTTATTTCCAGCTGAGGCAGTGGGAAATACTTGTGGTGGTAACTCAACCAACGTTATTGGAAAACCTTTATGTTTAGAGGTTCATGGACCATTCAATTATGGGATATATCAGTGGGCTCTCCCTGTTGTTTCTAGCAATTCTGTTGCTGTTAAGATCCTTTATCCCATCTTTTGGGGCTTAATGTCTCTCAG CACCTTTGGGAATGATCTTGAACCAACAAGTCACTGGTTAGAAGTGATGTTCAGTATTTGCATTGTGCTTGCTGGATTGATGCTCTTTACTTTATTGATTGGAAACATTCAG GTATTCTTGCATGCTGTCATGGCGAAGAAGAGGAAAATGCAGCTGAGATGTCGAGACATGGAATGGTGGATGAAACGCCGGCAACTACCATCTCGTTTGAGACAACGAGTCCGCCATTACGAACGCCAAAAATGGGCGACCTTGGGCGGAGAAGACGAAATGGAACTGATCAAAGACTTACCCGAAGGCCTCCGGAGAGACATTAAACGCTTCCTTTGCCTTGACCTCATCAAGAAG GTTCCTTTATTCCATAACTTGAATGATCTTATTCTGGATAACATCTGTGATCGAGTTAAGCCGCTCGTATTCTCTAAAGATGAAAAG ATAATTAGAGAAGGTGATCCAGTACAAAGAATGGTGTTTGTCGTTCGTGGACGTATAAAACGTATCCAAAGCCTTAGCAAAGGCGTGGTTGCCACAAGTTTAATCGAGTCAGGAGGCTTCCTAGGTGACGAATTGTTGTCATGGTGTCTTCGCCGACCATTTATCGACCGTCTTCCAGCCTCGTCCGCAACATTTGTTTGTGTAGAGCCGATTGAAGCATTCAGTCTCGACTCAAACCATCTCAAATACATTACAGATCACTTCAGGTATAAATTTGCCAATGAGAGACTTAAAAGAACAGCAAGATACTATTCATCGAATTGGCGAACATGGGCAGCCGTGAATATACAACTTGGCTGGCGGCGTTACAGAACGAGGACTCGAGGTCCAATGATTTCTGCTGCCGAAAACGGCAACAGCAGCGACCGCCGGTTGCTGCAATACGCTGCCATGTTTATGTCAATAAGGCCACATGATCATCTAGAATAA